The Daucus carota subsp. sativus chromosome 2, DH1 v3.0, whole genome shotgun sequence genome includes a window with the following:
- the LOC135150627 gene encoding uncharacterized protein LOC135150627 isoform X1, which yields MEVDWRPNLGGMEKAFSMNVMMLIVKYFAGCSITHWSPAPATKQKRKRKEICSRSSDRVCGAWDSLPDELLLSVLMKLNIIDYLAFSGVCRSWRSVSTDIRKSFMERLQPFVLARPRYSKKACVLYNIFDWKSCKSMLPNMPRKSLWGLSSGYLITYDKNMGFWLVNLMTRHELHYPVLPESSYSISDFTACAVLLRSTRLSRIFMIIFSEKHDFLLMSESGSSSWHEYLLPNTSSGIADVKILDGKIFVLTCDAHFGEFNPRADPVLKLYNRNFPIPLPSRSILKLVTSDNKIYMVISQHPCPRAMLVLYLSLYELDYSMESVKQIHDLGSKSLFLSVFNSALVDTTGWGSGNCVCVLQNTLGKCTFFHLDGQRIATVPSVFDDYLRLYFWFFPGESWDISRVGDEFGT from the exons ATGGAAGTGGATTGGAGACCTAACCTTGGTGGGATGGAAAAGGCATTTAGCATGAATGTGATGATGCTGATTGTTAAATATTTTGCGGGATGCTCGATAACACACTG GAGTCCTGCACCAGctacaaaacaaaaaagaaaacgaAAAGAGATCTGCAGCAGATCAAGTGACAGAGTTTGCGGAGCATGGGATAGTCTTCCTGATGAACTCCTCCTTTCAGTTCTAATGAAATTGAATATTATCGACTACCTTGCCTTCAGTGGTGTGTGTAGATCCTGGAGGTCAGTGTCTACTGATATTCGCAAAAGTTTTATGGAGCGTCTGCAACCCTTTGTTCTAGCAAGACcaagatattcaaaaaaagCTTGTGtgctatataatatttttgactgGAAAAGTTGCAAGTCAATGCTTCCGAATATGCCTCGCAAAAGCTTATGGGGTTTATCAAGTGGGTACTTGATCACATATGACAAGAACATGGGGTTTTGGCTTGTGAACTTAATGACAAGACATGAGCTGCATTATCCTGTCCTGCCCGAGAGCAGCTATAGCATCTCTGACTTCACTGCTTGTGCTGTTCTCTTGCGATCGACTCGGCTTTCCAGAATTTTCATGATTATATTCTCTGAGAAGCATGATTTTTTACTGATGTCTGAAAGTGGCTCTAGCAGTTGGCATGAATATCTTTTACCAAACACCAGTTCTGGGATTGCTGATGTAAAGATTTTGGATGGCAAAATATTTGTTCTAACCTGTGATGCGCATTTTGGAGAATTTAATCCGAGGGCAGATCCTGTTTTGAAGCTCTACAACCGTAACTTTCCTATTCCACTTCCATCACGTTCGATTTTGAAGTTAGTGACTTCAGACAACAAGATCTACATGGTTATATCTCAACATCCTTGTCCACGTGCTATGTTGGTCCTATATCTTTCCTTGTACGAACTTGACTACAGTATGGAATCTGTAAAACAGATTCATGACTTGGGGTCAAAATCTTTGTTCCTGAGTGTATTTAATTCTGCCCTGGTTGACACAACTGGTTGGGGATCGGGCAACTGTGTATGCGTTCTTCAAAATACACTCGGAAAATGTACATTCTTTCACTTGGATGGACAACGGATAGCAACGGTTCCTTCTGTTTTCGATGATTATTTGAGACTATATTTCTGGTTTTTTCCTGGTGAAAGCTGGGACATCAGTCGTGTTGGTGATGAATTTGGCACTTGA
- the LOC135150627 gene encoding uncharacterized protein LOC135150627 isoform X2: MEVDWRPNLGGMEKAFSMNVMMLIVKYFAGCSITHCPAPATKQKRKRKEICSRSSDRVCGAWDSLPDELLLSVLMKLNIIDYLAFSGVCRSWRSVSTDIRKSFMERLQPFVLARPRYSKKACVLYNIFDWKSCKSMLPNMPRKSLWGLSSGYLITYDKNMGFWLVNLMTRHELHYPVLPESSYSISDFTACAVLLRSTRLSRIFMIIFSEKHDFLLMSESGSSSWHEYLLPNTSSGIADVKILDGKIFVLTCDAHFGEFNPRADPVLKLYNRNFPIPLPSRSILKLVTSDNKIYMVISQHPCPRAMLVLYLSLYELDYSMESVKQIHDLGSKSLFLSVFNSALVDTTGWGSGNCVCVLQNTLGKCTFFHLDGQRIATVPSVFDDYLRLYFWFFPGESWDISRVGDEFGT, translated from the exons ATGGAAGTGGATTGGAGACCTAACCTTGGTGGGATGGAAAAGGCATTTAGCATGAATGTGATGATGCTGATTGTTAAATATTTTGCGGGATGCTCGATAACACACTG TCCTGCACCAGctacaaaacaaaaaagaaaacgaAAAGAGATCTGCAGCAGATCAAGTGACAGAGTTTGCGGAGCATGGGATAGTCTTCCTGATGAACTCCTCCTTTCAGTTCTAATGAAATTGAATATTATCGACTACCTTGCCTTCAGTGGTGTGTGTAGATCCTGGAGGTCAGTGTCTACTGATATTCGCAAAAGTTTTATGGAGCGTCTGCAACCCTTTGTTCTAGCAAGACcaagatattcaaaaaaagCTTGTGtgctatataatatttttgactgGAAAAGTTGCAAGTCAATGCTTCCGAATATGCCTCGCAAAAGCTTATGGGGTTTATCAAGTGGGTACTTGATCACATATGACAAGAACATGGGGTTTTGGCTTGTGAACTTAATGACAAGACATGAGCTGCATTATCCTGTCCTGCCCGAGAGCAGCTATAGCATCTCTGACTTCACTGCTTGTGCTGTTCTCTTGCGATCGACTCGGCTTTCCAGAATTTTCATGATTATATTCTCTGAGAAGCATGATTTTTTACTGATGTCTGAAAGTGGCTCTAGCAGTTGGCATGAATATCTTTTACCAAACACCAGTTCTGGGATTGCTGATGTAAAGATTTTGGATGGCAAAATATTTGTTCTAACCTGTGATGCGCATTTTGGAGAATTTAATCCGAGGGCAGATCCTGTTTTGAAGCTCTACAACCGTAACTTTCCTATTCCACTTCCATCACGTTCGATTTTGAAGTTAGTGACTTCAGACAACAAGATCTACATGGTTATATCTCAACATCCTTGTCCACGTGCTATGTTGGTCCTATATCTTTCCTTGTACGAACTTGACTACAGTATGGAATCTGTAAAACAGATTCATGACTTGGGGTCAAAATCTTTGTTCCTGAGTGTATTTAATTCTGCCCTGGTTGACACAACTGGTTGGGGATCGGGCAACTGTGTATGCGTTCTTCAAAATACACTCGGAAAATGTACATTCTTTCACTTGGATGGACAACGGATAGCAACGGTTCCTTCTGTTTTCGATGATTATTTGAGACTATATTTCTGGTTTTTTCCTGGTGAAAGCTGGGACATCAGTCGTGTTGGTGATGAATTTGGCACTTGA
- the LOC135150628 gene encoding putative F-box protein At4g22170, with protein sequence MEVVEKPALGGMEKAFCNNVLRRIVDFFAGRLIIDYFWNAPRTVKQGRERKRICRRSGDTVWGAWSILPVELLVSILEKLSIVDYLSFRGVCKSWRSASIAFRKYLMEHQQPLVVVRPKYSKKSCVLYNMFDMKSYKTMLPDLPCKKLLGLSCGYLITIDRNLRFWLVNLMTKHELRFPFLPGMGDRNWFEFSARLFRSTRLSETFMVLFSRTKNYIWLSKSGGSSWQRYALFDTKASTADVKIFYGKIFVLTSDLRLGEFNPKAGSGPKFSKIRIPFQVSSNMHLKLVASDNKLYMTVLNSYLYPALDRYLSLFEIDHETMDRAKQIHDLGAKSLFLSSYSSAVVNTTG encoded by the exons ATGGAAGTGGTTGAAAAGCCTGCCTTGGGTGGAATGGAAAAGGCATTTTGTAATAATGTTCTTAGGCGGATTGTTGATTTCTTTGCGGGGCGGTTGATAATTGACTATTTCTG GAATGCTCCACGAACAGTAAAACAAGGAAGAGAACGGAAAAGGATTTGCAGGAGATCGGGTGACACAGTTTGGGGAGCATGGAGCATTCTTCCTGTTGAACTTCTGGTTTCAATTTTGGAGAAATTAAGTATTGTGGACTACCTGTCATTTAGGGGTGTTTGTAAATCTTGGAGGTCTGCATCTATTGCTTTCCGCAAATACTTAATGGAGCACCAGCAACCCCTAGTTGTTGTTCGGCCAAAGTATTCGAAAAAGTCTTGTGTATTGTACAATATGTTCGATATGAAAAGTTACAAAACAATGCTGCCAGATTTGCCTTGCAAGAAATTATTGGGTTTGTCATGTGGGTACCTGATTACAATTGACAGAAACCTACGCTTTTGGCTCGTAAATTTAATGACAAAACATGAGCTGCGTTTTCCCTTCCTTCCTGGTATGGGTGACCGAAATTGGTTTGAATTTTCTGCTCGCCTCTTTCGGTCCACTCGGCTTTCAGAAACTTTCATGGTTCTTTTCTCTcggacaaaaaattatatttggttATCCAAAAGTGGGGGCAGCAGTTGGCAGAGATATGCTTTATTCGACACAAAAGCCAGTACTGCAGATGTGAAGATTTTTTATGGCAAAATCTTTGTTTTGACATCAGATTTACGTTTGGGAGAATTTAATCCGAAGGCAGGTTCTGGTCCGAAGTTCTCCAAAATCAGAATCCCTTTCCAGGTTTCATCTAATATGCATTTGAAGTTGGTAGCGTCAGACAATAAGCTATACATGACTGTATTGAATAGTTATCTCTATCCTGCATTGGACCGTTATCTTTCATTATTCGAAATTGACCATGAGACAATGGATAGAGCAAAACAGATTCATGACTTGGGTGCAAAATCTTTATTTCTTAGTTCGTACAGTTCCGCTGTCGTCAATACAACTGGTTAG
- the LOC135150170 gene encoding uncharacterized protein LOC135150170 — protein sequence MEVDWRPNLGGMEKAFSMNVMMLIVKYFAGCSITHWSPAPATKQKRKRKEICSRSSDRVCGAWDSLPDELILSVLMKLNIIDYLAFSGVCRSWRSVSTDIRKSFMERLQPLVLARPRYSKKACVLYNIFDWKSCKSMLPNMPRKSLWGLASGYLITYDRNMGFWLVNLMTRHEMHYPVLSESSYSIFDFTPRAVLLRLTRLSRIFMIIFSEKHNFLLMSESGSSSWQEYLFPNTSAGIADVKIWNGKIFVLTCDAHFGEFNPRADSVLKLYNRNIPIQLSSRSMLQLVTSDNKIYMVISQYPCPCVTLFVQYLFLYELDYSMESAKQIHDLGSKSLFLSVYNSALVDTTGWGVGNCVCFLQNTMGKCSFFHLDGRGLATIPAVWDCYVRLYFWVFPGECWDMSCVGDEFGT from the exons ATGGAAGTGGATTGGAGACCTAACCTTGGTGGGATGGAAAAGGCATTTAGCATGAATGTGATGATGCTGATTGTTAAATATTTTGCGGGATGTTCGATAACACACTG GAGTCCTGCACCAGctacaaaacaaaaaagaaaacgaAAAGAGATCTGCAGCAGATCAAGTGACAGAGTTTGCGGAGCATGGGATAGTCTTCCTGATGAACTTATCCTTTCAGTTCTAATGAAATTGAATATTATCGACTACCTTGCCTTCAGTGGTGTGTGTAGATCCTGGAGGTCAGTGTCTACCGATATTCGCAAAAGTTTTATGGAGCGTCTGCAACCCTTAGTTCTAGCAAGACcaagatattcaaaaaaagCTTGTGtgctatataatatttttgactgGAAAAGTTGCAAGTCAATGCTTCCGAATATGCCTCGCAAAAGCTTATGGGGTTTAGCAAGTGGTTACTTGATCACATATGACAGGAACATGGGGTTTTGGCTTGTGAACTTAATGACAAGACATGAGATGCACTATCCTGTCCTGTCAGAAAGCAGCTATAGCATCTTTGACTTCACTCCTCGTGCTGTCCTCTTGCGGTTGACTCGGCTTTCAAGAATTTTCATGATTATTTTCTCTGAGAAGCATAATTTTTTACTGATGTCTGAAAGTGGCTCTAGTAGTTGGCAGGAATATCTTTTCCCAAACACCAGTGCTGGAATTGCAGATGTAAAGATTTGGAATGGCAAAATCTTTGTTCTAACCTGTGATGCACATTTTGGAGAATTTAATCCGAGGGCAGATTCTGTTCTGAAGCTCTACAACCGTAACATCCCTATTCAACTTTCATCACGTTCGATGTTGCAGTTAGTGACTTCAGACAACAAGATCTACATGGTTATATCTCAATATCCTTGTCCATGTGTAACTTTGTTCGTCCAATATCTTTTCTTGTACGAACTTGACTACAGTATGGAATCTGCAAAACAGATTCATGACTTGGGTTCAAAATCTTTGTTCCTGAGTGTATATAATTCTGCCCTGGTTGACACAACTGGTTGGGGAGTGGGCAACTGCGtatgttttcttcaaaataCAATGGGAAAATGTTCATTCTTTCACTTGGATGGTCGCGGGCTAGCAACGATTCCTGCTGTTTGGGATTGTTATGTGAGACTATATTTCTGGGTTTTTCCCGGTGAATGTTGGGACATGAGTTGTGTTGGTGATGAATTTGGCACTTGA